Proteins from a genomic interval of Streptococcus oralis:
- a CDS encoding RES domain-containing protein: MKFCQKCFADEILKSQVIIAGRQSSCDLCSNANDFVYDTQKDKYLIDYFSSFISIFSPIEKIENFQSGQEMLLKTEVATNWNIFTTNDEYKVYQMLSEICKELFEEIPNLLNSPVGVDKMYDPIYLQEHSLFSKGWECFVEDIKYNNRFHSNQINKGILAKYCEAIQKTYSRGEQFFRCRISKDRKQFEPKEIGAPPKGKSADGRANARGIVTLYLGDTEKTAIHETRTGLYDHVCIGTFELKSPITVIDFKKINEISPFLDGIIDDIAELAINKKHLKQIDYEMGRVMRKSDDVLDYLPTQYIADFVRSIVSEEYPEQYAFQGIEFRSVMNPEGFNLAIFTPECFDVIDIKMKRINQISYVW, translated from the coding sequence ATGAAGTTTTGTCAAAAATGCTTTGCAGATGAAATTCTTAAATCTCAAGTAATCATAGCTGGAAGACAGTCTAGCTGTGATTTATGTAGTAATGCGAATGACTTTGTTTATGATACACAGAAAGATAAATATTTAATTGATTATTTTAGTTCATTTATTTCTATTTTTTCTCCAATAGAAAAAATAGAAAATTTCCAATCTGGGCAAGAGATGCTATTAAAAACTGAAGTAGCAACAAATTGGAACATATTTACTACTAATGATGAGTATAAGGTTTATCAAATGCTTTCAGAAATTTGTAAAGAACTGTTTGAAGAAATTCCAAACTTGTTAAACTCACCTGTTGGGGTAGATAAAATGTATGATCCTATCTATTTACAGGAGCATTCGTTATTCAGTAAGGGTTGGGAATGTTTTGTTGAAGATATTAAATATAATAATCGTTTTCATTCTAACCAGATTAATAAAGGTATTTTAGCAAAGTATTGTGAAGCTATCCAAAAGACTTATTCAAGAGGAGAGCAATTCTTTAGATGTAGAATTTCAAAAGATAGAAAACAATTTGAGCCGAAAGAAATAGGTGCACCTCCTAAAGGTAAATCTGCTGATGGAAGAGCGAATGCAAGAGGGATTGTGACGTTATATTTGGGTGATACAGAAAAAACAGCAATACATGAAACTAGAACAGGTTTATATGACCATGTCTGCATTGGGACTTTTGAATTAAAGTCTCCTATAACAGTTATTGATTTTAAAAAAATCAATGAAATTAGTCCCTTTCTAGATGGGATTATTGATGATATTGCTGAGTTGGCAATTAATAAAAAGCATCTAAAACAAATTGATTATGAGATGGGGAGAGTAATGAGAAAGTCTGATGATGTTTTAGATTATCTCCCAACTCAATATATAGCTGATTTTGTCAGATCTATAGTCTCAGAAGAATATCCTGAACAATATGCCTTTCAAGGAATTGAATTCCGTAGTGTTATGAATCCAGAAGGTTTCAATTTAGCTATATTCACACCAGAGTGTTTTGATGTAATTGATATAAAAATGAAACGAATAAATCAGATTTCCTATGTCTGGTAG